One part of the Flavobacterium johnsoniae UW101 genome encodes these proteins:
- a CDS encoding division/cell wall cluster transcriptional repressor MraZ, which yields MNTIVGTYECKVDAKGRLMIPAPLKKQLASSLQDGFVLKRSVFQQCLELYPMDEWNLMMAKINKLNRFVKKNNDFIRRFTAGVKVVEIDALGRLLVPKDLVTFSGISKDVVFSSAVNIVEIWDKDLYEKSISGEDMDFADLAEEVMGNINDDDNGIS from the coding sequence TTGAATACAATTGTAGGGACATATGAGTGTAAAGTCGATGCAAAAGGGAGGTTAATGATACCTGCGCCTTTAAAAAAGCAATTGGCTTCGTCACTTCAGGACGGTTTTGTCTTGAAGCGCTCGGTGTTTCAGCAGTGTTTAGAATTGTATCCAATGGATGAATGGAATTTGATGATGGCGAAAATTAACAAGTTGAATCGTTTTGTAAAAAAGAACAATGATTTCATTCGAAGATTTACTGCTGGTGTTAAAGTGGTAGAAATTGATGCATTGGGAAGATTGTTAGTGCCAAAAGATTTGGTGACATTTTCAGGTATTTCTAAAGATGTGGTTTTTTCATCTGCGGTTAATATTGTGGAAATTTGGGATAAAGATTTATACGAAAAATCAATAAGCGGCGAAGATATGGATTTTGCCGATTTAGCCGAGGAA